One genomic window of Quercus robur chromosome 6, dhQueRobu3.1, whole genome shotgun sequence includes the following:
- the LOC126688599 gene encoding metalloendoproteinase 2-MMP-like, with protein sequence MSYKVFSLFSFTLLLLLLLPLHSHATSRNIHDKKLSPFEFLKHLQGCHKGEKVKGIHNLKAYLEKFGYLSYNHSQNQTHTNDDDFDELLESAIKTYQLNYHLNATGSMDANTVSTMMMPRCGVADITNGTNWMRSGKKKHHDHHGSFHTVSHYSFFQGNPKWPTSKYHLTYGFLPGTPTEAISPIAKAFETWAANTHFKFSRAQDQTNADLKIGFHRGDHGDGAPFDGAGGTLAHAFSPTNGRFHYDADEKWSVGAVPGSYDLETVALHEIGHLLGLGHSEVEGAIMWPAIRSGVTQGLHRDDIDGIKALYNF encoded by the coding sequence ATGTCTTATAaagttttttctctgttttcattcaccctcctccttcttctccttcttcctctCCATTCCCATGCAACTTCAAGAAACATCCATGACAAAAAATTATCACCGTTTGAGTTTCTCAAACATCTTCAAGGATGTCACAAGGGAGAAAAGGTCAAAGGCATCCATAACCTCAAAGCCTACCTTGAGAAATTTGGTTATTTGAGCTATAACCATTCTCAAAATCAAACTCATACCAATGATGATGATTTTGATGAGCTCTTGGAATCCGCCATTAAAACTTACCAACTTAATTACCATCTCAACGCCACAGGGTCAATGGATGCCAACACAGTATCAACAATGATGATGCCTCGTTGTGGGGTGGCAGATATCACCAATGGTACAAATTGGATGCGCTCAGGCAAGAAGAAACATCACGACCACCATGGCTCTTTTCATACTGTCTCTCACTATTCTTTTTTCCAAGGAAATCCCAAGTGGCCAACTTCTAAGTACCATCTAACCTATGGATTTCTCCCGGGCACCCCAACTGAAGCAATAAGTCCCATCGCAAAAGCTTTTGAAACGTGGGCTGCAAACACACACTTCAAGTTCTCAAGGGCTCAAGATCAAACAAATGCAGATCTCAAAATTGGTTTCCATAGGGGGGACCATGGAGATGGGGCCCCTTTCGATGGAGCTGGTGGAACCCTAGCCCATGCTTTTTCACCGACTAATGGGCGATTTCATTATGATGCAGATGAAAAATGGAGTGTGGGAGCAGTCCCAGGTTCATATGACTTGGAGACAGTTGCCTTGCATGAAATTGGGCACCTTCTTGGGTTAGGGCATAGCGAAGTTGAAGGGGCCATCATGTGGCCTGCCATACGTTCAGGAGTGACCCAAGGTTTACATAGGGACGATATTGATGGCATTAAAgccttatataatttttaa